Proteins encoded within one genomic window of Bacillota bacterium:
- a CDS encoding radical SAM protein produces MHRQTGTAERYLIPSGSFEPAYLALYRRGELQRRVEEAVALLEQCRVCPRHCDVNRLADERGICRIGRFARVSSYFPHHGEEDCLRGWNGSGTIFFSWCNLRCVFCQNSDLSHRGEGVEVRPERLASMMLHLQSLGCHNINLVTPEHVVPQVLEALVLAVEGGLRLPIVYNTSAYDSMESLRLLDGVVDIYMPDFKIWDPEKAHRYLKARDYPEVARRVIQEMHRQVGALKFDENGLAKRGVLVRHLVMPNAVAGTEHILRFLAEQVAPDTYVNVMAQYHPAGMVSSERYPEINRRITAQEYWQAVHLAEHLGLRLDERLA; encoded by the coding sequence ATGCATCGCCAAACGGGCACTGCGGAGCGATACCTCATCCCCTCAGGGAGCTTTGAACCCGCCTATCTGGCGCTGTACCGCAGGGGCGAACTGCAGCGGCGGGTGGAGGAGGCAGTCGCGTTGCTGGAGCAGTGTCGCGTCTGCCCACGCCATTGCGACGTTAACCGCCTGGCGGACGAAAGGGGTATCTGTCGCATAGGCAGGTTCGCACGGGTGTCCAGTTATTTCCCGCACCACGGCGAGGAAGACTGCCTGCGTGGATGGAACGGCAGCGGTACCATCTTCTTCTCATGGTGTAACCTGCGCTGTGTGTTCTGCCAGAACAGCGACCTCAGCCACCGCGGCGAAGGCGTAGAGGTTCGTCCCGAGCGGCTGGCAAGCATGATGCTTCACCTGCAGTCGCTGGGCTGTCACAACATCAATCTGGTCACGCCCGAACATGTGGTGCCGCAGGTGCTGGAGGCGCTGGTGCTTGCTGTGGAGGGCGGTCTGCGCTTGCCCATCGTGTATAACACCTCCGCCTATGATTCGATGGAGAGCCTGCGCCTGCTGGACGGCGTTGTGGACATCTACATGCCCGACTTCAAGATATGGGACCCCGAGAAGGCACACCGCTATCTCAAAGCGCGAGACTACCCCGAGGTCGCCCGCCGCGTGATTCAGGAGATGCACCGGCAGGTAGGCGCGCTGAAGTTCGACGAGAATGGGCTGGCGAAGCGGGGCGTGCTGGTGCGCCATCTAGTGATGCCAAACGCAGTGGCAGGCACCGAGCATATCCTGCGCTTTCTCGCCGAGCAGGTCGCGCCCGACACTTACGTGAACGTGATGGCGCAGTACCACCCCGCGGGCATGGTTTCCTCAGAACGGTACCCCGAAATCAACCGTCGCATCACCGCACAGGAGTACTGGCAAGCAGTCCACCTGGCGGAGCACCTGGGCTTACGGCTGGACGAGCGATTAGCGTGA
- a CDS encoding beta-galactosidase, protein MYGWGLSLMCLLIGISVSAAAQQVLFDFEKEEHLKEAVRNEVQIQRVPAGGKLSGQALQVEFQPAEWPNVTFRPAQAWNWTGAGALAIDIYNPNTEPVWFGIRVDDDPRADGWNHCRQATTTIGAGETQTYVLPLAFNPMDYGMRGLPPLVQGGGILLGVANPHRLNLSHIVAFQVFLHRPAKPIKLHIDNIRLIEGSAPVKGIVDRFGQWAGGDWPGKVKDEADLRRRRQQEEQELRRFPTLPDRDEYGGWKSGPKLQATGYFRTAKHDGKWWLVTPAGTLFVSLGMDCVHTGDATFITGREEMFTWLPEEGSPLARHIGYHSGIHSGPVKEGRTINWYALNLQRKYGENYKPLWMDVTLRRLHSWGFNTIANWSDWDFYRNGKVPYVGTAHIGGDHARVASGNDYWGKMHDPFDPKFEQSVRNSLRAVTQRIGDDPWCIGYFVDNELSWAGTGEEGGRYGLAYGTLQEDAANSPAKRAFVQQLRQKYGQIERLNAAWNSSFASWEELEKPQRLQPPSTDARRQDFAEFVKNLARQYFRTVRQVLKELAPNHLYLGCRFAWYGQDAVEAAAEYCDVISFNIYAPRVERERYSIVERLDKPAIIGEFHFGALDRGMFHTGLVAAKDQHDRARMYKDYLTSVLTHPNFVGCHWFQYNDQPLTGRWFDGENYNIGFVTITDTPYPEMVQAAREIHGEAYRIRSSSSR, encoded by the coding sequence ATGTACGGGTGGGGGTTGAGCCTGATGTGCCTGTTGATAGGGATTTCGGTCAGCGCCGCAGCGCAGCAGGTGCTGTTCGATTTCGAGAAGGAAGAGCACCTGAAGGAAGCAGTACGCAACGAGGTTCAGATACAGCGCGTGCCGGCGGGTGGCAAACTGTCGGGGCAGGCTCTGCAGGTGGAGTTTCAGCCCGCTGAATGGCCGAACGTCACGTTCCGTCCTGCCCAGGCGTGGAACTGGACGGGAGCAGGCGCGCTGGCGATAGATATCTATAATCCCAACACCGAACCGGTATGGTTTGGCATCCGCGTGGACGACGACCCGCGCGCCGACGGCTGGAACCACTGTCGTCAGGCAACCACCACCATCGGCGCCGGGGAGACCCAGACCTACGTGCTTCCCCTTGCCTTCAACCCGATGGACTACGGCATGAGAGGTTTGCCGCCGCTGGTGCAGGGTGGTGGCATTCTGCTGGGAGTGGCAAATCCGCACAGGCTGAACCTGAGCCATATCGTGGCGTTTCAGGTCTTTCTCCACCGTCCAGCCAAACCGATAAAACTGCATATCGACAACATCCGCCTGATCGAAGGCAGTGCGCCGGTCAAAGGCATTGTCGATCGCTTTGGGCAGTGGGCAGGTGGCGACTGGCCCGGAAAAGTGAAGGACGAGGCGGACCTGAGACGGAGACGCCAGCAGGAGGAACAGGAGTTGCGGCGGTTCCCCACCTTGCCCGACCGCGACGAGTACGGCGGCTGGAAGAGTGGTCCCAAACTGCAGGCGACCGGCTATTTCCGCACCGCCAAACACGACGGCAAATGGTGGCTGGTGACTCCAGCAGGCACGCTGTTCGTCTCGCTGGGGATGGATTGTGTGCATACTGGCGACGCCACCTTCATCACCGGACGCGAGGAGATGTTCACCTGGCTGCCTGAAGAGGGCAGTCCACTGGCAAGGCATATCGGTTATCATTCGGGGATACACTCGGGACCAGTGAAAGAGGGTAGAACCATCAACTGGTATGCCCTGAACCTGCAGCGCAAGTACGGGGAGAACTACAAGCCGCTGTGGATGGACGTGACCTTGCGCCGCTTGCACTCATGGGGGTTTAACACCATCGCCAACTGGTCGGACTGGGACTTCTACCGCAACGGAAAGGTTCCCTACGTGGGCACGGCGCACATCGGTGGTGACCACGCTAGGGTTGCCAGCGGCAACGACTACTGGGGCAAGATGCACGACCCCTTTGACCCCAAATTCGAGCAAAGCGTGCGCAACTCCCTGCGCGCAGTCACACAGCGCATCGGTGACGACCCCTGGTGCATTGGCTATTTCGTGGACAACGAGCTGAGCTGGGCTGGCACAGGCGAAGAGGGCGGTCGTTACGGACTGGCGTACGGCACGTTGCAGGAAGACGCGGCAAACTCGCCCGCCAAGCGCGCCTTCGTGCAGCAGCTGCGCCAGAAGTACGGTCAGATAGAAAGACTGAACGCGGCGTGGAACAGCTCCTTTGCCAGCTGGGAGGAACTGGAGAAACCCCAGAGGCTGCAGCCGCCATCCACCGATGCCCGCAGGCAGGACTTCGCGGAGTTTGTCAAAAACCTGGCGAGGCAGTACTTCCGTACGGTGCGTCAGGTGCTGAAGGAGCTCGCGCCCAATCATCTGTATCTGGGCTGTCGGTTTGCGTGGTACGGGCAAGATGCCGTCGAGGCGGCGGCGGAGTATTGCGACGTCATCAGCTTCAACATCTACGCGCCGCGAGTGGAGCGCGAACGCTATAGCATTGTGGAGCGACTGGACAAACCCGCCATCATCGGCGAGTTTCACTTCGGTGCGCTGGACAGGGGCATGTTCCACACCGGACTGGTCGCCGCGAAAGACCAGCACGACCGCGCCCGCATGTATAAGGACTACCTGACCAGTGTGTTGACACATCCCAACTTCGTGGGCTGCCACTGGTTCCAGTACAACGACCAGCCGCTTACCGGACGCTGGTTCGACGGCGAGAACTACAATATCGGTTTTGTCACCATCACCGATACGCCCTACCCCGAGATGGTACAGGCAGCGCGGGAGATACACGGCGAGGCATACCGCATCCGCTCGAGCAGTTCACGCTAA
- a CDS encoding nucleotidyltransferase domain-containing protein, with amino-acid sequence MHRDSVLRVLSAHWKQIAEDYGVRRMAVFGSVARGDATRGSEGARAVPLPEFMVLPES; translated from the coding sequence ATGCATCGCGACAGCGTGTTGCGGGTGCTTTCCGCGCACTGGAAACAAATCGCAGAGGACTACGGCGTTCGGCGAATGGCTGTGTTCGGCTCGGTGGCGCGTGGGGACGCGACCAGGGGGAGCGAAGGGGCACGCGCGGTGCCCCTGCCGGAGTTTATGGTGCTTCCTGAATCTTGA